From a single Drosophila sulfurigaster albostrigata strain 15112-1811.04 chromosome 3, ASM2355843v2, whole genome shotgun sequence genomic region:
- the LOC133841091 gene encoding organic anion transporter 3 isoform X2 — MLSNLCALIGGLLSAFCNNFIWFSITRFVVGLALNNCCIPVYVLMMECLPSKYRPAVTNFSLTICFLPAACLLPWIALWCNNWRLLAIVTSAPLVICLLMYFCLQESPRWLISIGKMAKAMKIIEYIAKVNGKEISKELMTTFEKCCILAYNEEKQWKQYTLLDLFRSYRMCFITLDLVIIWMITALVYDAHVRAIIEIGPDVFITFSVAGAMELPACLVPFFFLDFVGRKCMCLFAFIGCAVGSLIAALLRIKWQIAVTAIFGRFCATITFNIGVQWAAEILPTVVRGQGIAFIQIMGFVSSLLSPFVVYTKIYSPSAPMAIIAALSICAAVFVLFLPDTTRSVLPQLPEDTEKLSKNQKIYVLKRK; from the exons ATGTTGAGCAATCTTTGTGCTCTCATTGGAGGTCTTCTGAGTGCCTTTTGTAACAATTTCATATGGTTTTCCATCACTAGATTTGTTGTGGGTCTGGCACTCAATAACTGTTGTATTCCCGTGTATGTTCTAA TGATGGAATGTCTGCCTTCAAAGTATCGACCCGCAGTAACAAACTTCTCACTGACTATCTGCTTTCTGCCTGCTGCTTGTTTGCTGCCTTGGATTGCATTGTGGTGCAATAACTGGCGTTTATTAGCTATTGTGACTTCAGCTCCCCTTGTCATTTGTCTGTTAATGTACTTTTGCTTACAAGAATCCCCCAG ATGGTTAATAAGCATTGGTAAAATGGCTAAAGCTATGAAAATTATAGAATATATTGCTAAGGTAAATGGCaaagaaatttcaaaagaATTAATGACTACATTCGAAAAATGCTGCATATTAGCTTACAATGAAGAAAAGCAGTGGAAACAATACACTCTACTAGACTTGTTCAGAAGTTATCGAATGTGTTTTATAACATTGGATCTAGTTATTATTTGGATGATCACTGCATTGGTTTACGATGCTCATGTGAGAGCCATTATTGAGATTGGACCGGATGTATTTATTACCTTTTCAGTAGCCGGTGCAATGGAGTTGCCTGCCTGCCTAGTTCCATTTTTTTTCCTAGATTTTGTAGGACGCAAATGCATGTGCTTGTTCGCATTTATTGGATGCGCAGTCGGTAGCTTAATTGCTGCATTACTTCGGATTAAATGGCAAATAGCAGTGACTGCCATTTTTGGTAGATTTTGTGCaacaattacatttaatattggAGTTCAGTGGGCTGCCGAAATACTTCCTACTGTGGTGCGTGGACAGGGCATTGCATTCATTCAAATTATGGGATTTGTTTCATCACTACTGTCTCCATTTGTTGTGTACACCAAGATTTATTCACCTTCGGCTCCAATGGCAATCATTGCAGCTCTTTCTATTTGCGCTGcagtgtttgttttatttttaccagACACTACAAGGAGTGTATTGCCACAGCTACCTGAAGATACAGAAAAACTTTCTAagaatcaaaaaatatatgtattaaaaagaaaataa
- the LOC133843213 gene encoding uncharacterized protein LOC133843213 codes for MAILESCCFWKNVRKGSFACGFYTLIYFGLSTLMFTFYVREEQEFLLGKRTQPVGESILERGDVTVVTVIFNVLFLFCSVLMVLSSILLIVGLRHNKRQLLLPWIGLMLCDLLIECAHLVHLTLSRRVNFDPIVGFIFTIDFFILCLNLYCLLCVISQYQAYRRAAAEQQEHPAMSPTVVFTAPEKLSKSKRQQLAATKAGSSKRHSHRLLAASPLITSQRPTNFSTITEEEEQHQQQQQQQQQQQQLQQQLNGKETAAANGNGDCGHISEQPTSNSIESDIQLHANIPIITLDPNSLQ; via the exons ATGGCAATACTCGAGTCCTGCTGCTTCTGGAAGAATGTGCGAAAGGGCAGCTTTGCATGCGGCTTCTACACTTTG ATCTACTTTGGATTGTCGACGCTCATGTTTACGTTTTATGTGCGCGAGGAGCAGGAATTTCTGCTAGGAAAAAGGACACAGCCTGTGGGCGAAAGCATTCTCGAGAGAGGCGATGTAACTGTAG TAACTGTGATATTcaacgttttgtttttgttttgctcggTGCTGATGGTGTTGTCCTCCATCTTGTTGATTGTGGGTCTGCGGCAT AACAAACGACAATTGCTGCTGCCCTGGATTGGTTTAATGCTCTGCGATTTGCTCATCGAGTGCGCCCATCTTGTCCACCTGACGCTGTCGCGTCGCGTCAATTTTGACCCAATTGTTGGCTTTATATTCACCATAGACTTTTTCATACTCTGCCTGAAT CTCTACTGTCTGCTCTGCGTCATCTCACAGTATCAGGCTTATCGACGCGCTGCCGCCGAGCAGCAAGAACATCCAGCGATGTCG CCCACAGTTGTCTTTACAGCACCCGAGAAGCTGAGCAAATCGAAGCGTCAGCAACTTGCCGCCACCAAGGCTGGCAGCAGTAAGCGGCATTCGCATCGACTGCTCGCTGCAAGTCCTTTGATCACCTCCCAGCGTCCCACCAACTTTTCCACCATCACCGAAGAGGAggagcaacaccaacaacaacagcaacagcagcaacaacaacagcagctgcagcaacagttgaATGGCAAAGAAACAGCAG CTGCCAATGGCAATGGTGATTGTGGACACATCTCGGAGCAACCAACCAGCAATTCCATTGAATCGGATATCCAATTGCAtgccaatataccaattattaCATTAGATCCCAATTCGCTGCAATGA
- the LOC133841091 gene encoding carcinine transporter isoform X4 — protein MEGNRTPASKDKENCLSFDEFLPYMGEFGFYQKRLIVYLIPFFFLWAFIYFTQIFLIVVPNDHWCRIAELQDLSKEQQLKLGIPKVEDEYNKCFMYDTNYTEALDRNFTTADKNWPQKPCKDWIYDKDQVPYESIATQYDWVCQNDHLGPYSVTIYFLGSIVGGLIFGYAADHWGRLPAVMLSNLCALIGGLLSAFCNNFIWFSITRFVVGLALNNCCIPVYVLISTRSNKLLTDYLLSACCLFAALDCIVVQ, from the exons atggaaGGAAATCGAACACCAGCAAGTAAAGATAAAGAAAACTGCTTAAGCTTCGATGAATTCCTACCCTATATGGGAGAGTTTGGCTTTTATCAAAAACGCCTAATAGTCTATTTGATACCATTCTTCTTCCTTTGGGCTTTTATCTACTTTAcgcaaatttttttaatcgtTGTGCCAAATGATCATTGGTGTCGCATTGCCGAACTGCAAGATCTATCAAAAGAACAGCAACTGAAGCTAGGCATACCCAAAGTAGAAGACGAatacaataaatgttttatgtaCGATACAAACTACACGGAAGCATTAGACAGAAACTTCACCACAGCAGATAAAAATTGGCCACAAAAACCATGCAAGGATTGGATTTACGACAAGGATCAAGTGCCTTACGAGTCCATTGCCACACAGTACGACTGGGTGTGCCAAAATGATCATCTTGGTCCCTATTCGGTTACCATTTACTTTCTGGGTTCTATTGTAGGCGGCCTTATCTTTGGTTATGCTGCAGATCATTGGGGACGTTTGCCAGCTGTCATGTTGAGCAATCTTTGTGCTCTCATTGGAGGTCTTCTGAGTGCCTTTTGTAACAATTTCATATGGTTTTCCATCACTAGATTTGTTGTGGGTCTGGCACTCAATAACTGTTGTATTCCCGTGTATGTTCTAA TATCGACCCGCAGTAACAAACTTCTCACTGACTATCTGCTTTCTGCCTGCTGCTTGTTTGCTGCCTTGGATTGCATTGTGGTGCAATAA
- the LOC133841091 gene encoding carcinine transporter isoform X3 has protein sequence MEGNRTPASKDKENCLSFDEFLPYMGEFGFYQKRLIVYLIPFFFLWAFIYFTQIFLIVVPNDHWCRIAELQDLSKEQQLKLGIPKVEDEYNKCFMYDTNYTEALDRNFTTADKNWPQKPCKDWIYDKDQVPYESIATQYDWVCQNDHLGPYSVTIYFLGSIVGGLIFGYAADHWGRLPAVMLSNLCALIGGLLSAFCNNFIWFSITRFVVGLALNNCCIPVDGMSAFKVSTRSNKLLTDYLLSACCLFAALDCIVVQ, from the exons atggaaGGAAATCGAACACCAGCAAGTAAAGATAAAGAAAACTGCTTAAGCTTCGATGAATTCCTACCCTATATGGGAGAGTTTGGCTTTTATCAAAAACGCCTAATAGTCTATTTGATACCATTCTTCTTCCTTTGGGCTTTTATCTACTTTAcgcaaatttttttaatcgtTGTGCCAAATGATCATTGGTGTCGCATTGCCGAACTGCAAGATCTATCAAAAGAACAGCAACTGAAGCTAGGCATACCCAAAGTAGAAGACGAatacaataaatgttttatgtaCGATACAAACTACACGGAAGCATTAGACAGAAACTTCACCACAGCAGATAAAAATTGGCCACAAAAACCATGCAAGGATTGGATTTACGACAAGGATCAAGTGCCTTACGAGTCCATTGCCACACAGTACGACTGGGTGTGCCAAAATGATCATCTTGGTCCCTATTCGGTTACCATTTACTTTCTGGGTTCTATTGTAGGCGGCCTTATCTTTGGTTATGCTGCAGATCATTGGGGACGTTTGCCAGCTGTCATGTTGAGCAATCTTTGTGCTCTCATTGGAGGTCTTCTGAGTGCCTTTTGTAACAATTTCATATGGTTTTCCATCACTAGATTTGTTGTGGGTCTGGCACTCAATAACTGTTGTATTCCCGT TGATGGAATGTCTGCCTTCAAAGTATCGACCCGCAGTAACAAACTTCTCACTGACTATCTGCTTTCTGCCTGCTGCTTGTTTGCTGCCTTGGATTGCATTGTGGTGCAATAA
- the LOC133841093 gene encoding ribosome biogenesis regulatory protein homolog, whose translation MDVVKAVLEKHQKELDKYKPITVEKHLECRLDVGTLLITDPNDLEDRQLANDKEEYLAALTRDNTQLLVNAIWELPTERVDESIVAKLPEPTTVLPRLRKPPGPRPLTKWEQFAKEKGITKKKKDKKTYDDVLDKWVPTYGFKRAEAEKDKEWVLEVPQNADPNTDMFQKKIDLRNEKVAKNEIQRMKNIVRAKKMDVPRSGYLGPEAASSNQLLTAVTVAKSSTASVGKFQSKLPKEKEARGLGVKELIPGGKRKASHISAQPEREANLDLIKSVLNKKPKLDVEKAIQLQKQDERLEREAEGNKPAKKGKKGGGKGSRKAVGKKPKGHQGQRAPGKKGQAGRKRR comes from the exons ATGGATGTAGTTAAAGCGGTTTTAGAGAAACATCAAAAGGAATTGGATAAATATAAACCAATCACAGTCGAAAAGCACCTGGAATGCCGTTTAGATGTTGGCACACTACTCATCACAGACCCCAATGATTTGGAGGACCGGCAGCTGGC caacGACAAAGAAGAGTATTTGGCTGCTTTAACCCGCGACAATACACAACTACTGGTAAATGCCATCTGGGAGCTCCCTACAGAGCGTGTGGACGAGAGCATCGTGGCTAAGTTGCCGGAGCCAACAACAGTTCTGCCGCGTCTACGTAAACCTCCAGGCCCGCGTCCATTGACCAAATGGGAGCAGTTCGCCAAGGAGAAGGGAAtcacaaagaagaagaaggacaAGAAGACTTATGATGATGTGTTGGAC AAATGGGTACCCACGTATGGCTTCAAACGTGCCGAGGCTGAGAAAGATAAGGAATGGGTGTTGGAGGTACCACAGAATGCCGATCCCAATACAGACATGTTCCAAAAGAAGATCGACTTGCGCAACGAAAAGGTGGCCAAAAACGAGATTCAGCGCATGAAGAACATTGTGCGTGCGAAGAAAATGGATGTGCCACGCAGTGGTTACCTAGGTCCTGAGGCTGCATCATCGAATCAACTGCTGACCGCGGTTACGGTAGCGAAATCCTCAACAGCATCGGTGGGCAAATTCCAGAGTAAGCTCCCCAAGGAGAAGGAGGCACGCGGTTTGGGTGTAAAGGAGCTGATACCGGGTGGTAAACGCAAGGCATCGCATATCTCAGCGCAGCCGGAGCGCGAGGCTAACTTGGACCTCATCAAGAGTGTGCTCAACAAGAAGCCCAAACTGGATGTGGAGAAGGCGATACAGCTGCAAAAGCAGGACGAGCGATTGGA aCGTGAAGCAGAAGGCAATAAACCTGCTAAGAAGGGCAAGAAGGGCGGCGGCAAAGGCAGCCGCAAGGCGGTGGGCAAGAAACCCAAAGGTCATCAGGGACAGCGTGCGCCTGGCAAAAAGGGACAAGCTGGCCGCAAGCGTCGTTGA
- the LOC133843212 gene encoding LOW QUALITY PROTEIN: organic cation transporter protein (The sequence of the model RefSeq protein was modified relative to this genomic sequence to represent the inferred CDS: substituted 1 base at 1 genomic stop codon), whose protein sequence is MDTESSDDDSELPSGKPQRVDRGQQTGDLSIETNITRWSEVPLFFDFDDLLPEIGEFGLYQKILFVLMIPFCFIASFVYLSQIFMTLPPENYYCFVHELTLIESEEERKMLSIPKEADGSYSHCRMYDLNYSAVYLAKNRSEYINDSLAQLPCRQGYVXDDPFNFQTASMEFNWVCDKDAYSTYAQMIFFFGSVVGCLGYGHLADRVGRVSALVSSCGLALFGSIFSSVSNNFAGFAITRFVVGASFDTCFTMIYILVLEYVGPRYRTFVANMSLAMFYSPFTVLMPWLAFYSGDWRKFSGFYGLAVGFGLIGFCVLPESARWLVSVGKIDNAIEILQRVARRNRRQVSRLKWQIFRESCEQFYREEIEGRHFTIASIFKRSRLARYMVLMIFIWMTISLVYDGHVRAASVLDRENIFAVFSIACATEIPGDLIVTITLDRFGRRWCACISTALSGGFSLLAANIDDPIWVLAAALAGRFFANISYNIGLQWAAEVLPTVVRAQGISFIHTLGFVAMLLSPPIIYMSHLSIALMLNTLGVLGILGGLLALFLPETLHQDLPQTLSDGNQFGKNQRIWHFPCCGAGSRPSRLTKHDWHQGSSLRTLSKDEYRSRKLHRVAVVKTRRRTTPVVLPSMVSDDSTIMEKLQKSYRFLPPYAKK, encoded by the exons ATGGACACCGAGAGCAGCGATGACGACTCCGAGCTGCCATC TGGCAAGCCACAGCGGGTGGACAGGGGACAACAGACAGGGGATTTATCTATTGAGACAAATATTACTCGTTGGTCGGAAGTGCCGCTGTTCTTTGACTTTGACGATCTGCTGCCGGAGATTGGAGAATTCGGGCTGTATCAGAAAATCCTGTTTGTACTAATGATACCCTTCTGCTTCATTGCCTCCTTTGTATATCTCAGCCAGATCTTTATGACTCTCCCACCCGAGAATTACTATTGCTTTGTGCATGAATTGACGCTCATTGAGAGCGAGGAGGAGCGCAAAATGCTCTCGATACCCAAGGAAGCGGATGGCAGCTACAGTCACTGTCGCATGTATGATCTCAACTACTCCGCAGTGTATCTTGCCAAGAATCGCAGCGAGTACATCAACGATTCTCTAGCCCAGTTGCCGTGTCGCCAAGGTTATGTCTAAGATGATCCTTTTAACTTTCAAACAGCATCCATGGAATTCAATTGGGTTTGCGACAAAGATGCCTATAGCACTTATGCTcaaatgattttcttttttggctcTGTGGTTGGCTGCTTAGGCTATGGACATTTGGCGGATCGTGTTGGCCGTGTCTCGGCCTTGGTCAGCAGCTGTGGCTTGGCTTTGTTTGGCAGCATCTTCAGCTCGGTATCCAACAATTTTGCAGGATTTGCCATCACACGGTTTGTGGTGGGCGCCTCCTTTGACACTTGCTTCACCATGATCTATATACTGG TGCTCGAGTATGTGGGTCCTCGGTATCGCACTTTTGTGGCCAACATGTCGCTGGCCATGTTCTATTCGCCCTTTACCGTGCTTATGCCATGGTTGGCTTTCTACTCTGGCGATTGGCGCAAATTCTCTGGCTTTTATGGTCTGGCCGTTGGCTTTGGATTGATTGGCTTCTGTGTACTGCCCGAGTCTGCACGTTGGCTCGTCTCTGTGGGCAAAATCGATAATGCCATTGAAATACTACAGCGTGTGGCACGTCGTAATCGTCGCCAAGTTTCCAGACtcaaatggcaaatatttcGCGAGAGTTGTGAACAATTCTACCGGGAGGAGATCGAGGGACGTCACTTTACCATTGCATCGATATTCAAGAGATCGCGATTGGCTCGTTATATGGTGCTGATGATATTCATCTGGATGACGATTTCTCTGGTCTATGATGGACATGTGCGTGCAGCTAGCGTGTTGGATCGAGAGAATATATTTGCGGTATTTAGCATCGCGTGTGCCACAGAGATTCCCGGTGATCTGATTGTCACCATCACCTTGGATCGCTTTGGACGTCGTTGGTGCGCTTGCATCTCGACCGCTTTGAGTGGTGGTTTTAGTCTTTTGGCTGCCAACATTGATGATCCCATTTGGGTGTTAGCTGCCGCCTTGGCTGGACGCTTCTTTGCCAACATTTCGTATAACATTGGACTGCAATGGGCAGCGGAGGTGTTGCCAACTGTAGTGCGTGCTCAAGGTATATCTTTCATACACACTTTGGGATTTGTGGCCATGTTGCTCTCTCCTCCGATTATCTACATGTCTCACTTGTCCATTGCCTTGATGTTAAATACGCTGGGCGTGTTGGGCATCTTGGGTGGCTTGTTGGCTTTGTTTCTGCCTGAGACTTTGCATCAGGATCTGCCGCAAACGCTCAGCGATGGCAATCAATTTGGCAAGAATCAACGCATCTGGCATTTTCCCTGTTGTGGAGCCGGTTCACGTCCTTCACGTCTAACCAAACACGACTGGCATCAGGGCTCCAGCTTGAGGACCCTCTCGAAGGATGAATATCGTTCCAGGAAACTGCATCGCGTTGCAGTTGTGAAAACCCGACGTCGAACTACTCCTGTTGTGCTGCCTTCTATGGTTAGTGATGATTCGACAATTATGGAAAAATTGCAGAAATCATATAGATTTCTGCCTCCATATGCAAAGAAATAG
- the LOC133841095 gene encoding glutaminyl-peptide cyclotransferase-like, which translates to MSEQVRLLLILLTFGVICQYYLILWIKNVPPPNMVSNETYFNATLEKLLRQRFPGSIGHSRVSNFLTDTLKELGFTTVRDEHLDEMKFINMLGIMNTQATNYLMLCCHYDSKYIADHEIYVGATDGAVSCAMLLTVIKNLNSYLLGEFKKRTDIGLLLVLFDGHESFEEVIDDFNSLNGSRHFAEAELIPLQSIELVITFNLIGAPNQIYMSHYENTYELHSRLADIEQHLRDAGRLSNSHQLFHKLKDHDSDIEDDHYPFLMEGVPVMHIVPHTFPEVWHTDSDNLRNLHFPTIRNMNLIITQFVYEYLHNHSDEISRLPV; encoded by the exons ATGTCGGAGCAAGTTCGCCTGTTGTTGATATTACTTACATTCGGTGTAATTTGccagtattatttaatactttggATTAAAAATGTACCTCCGCCGAATATGGTCAGCAATGAGACATATTTTAATGCCACGCTTGAAAAACTATTAAGACAACGTTTTCCTGGAAGTATTGGACATTCTAGAGTAAGTAATTTCCTTACCGATACTCTGAAAGAATTGGGTTTCACAACGGTACGCGATGAACATTTGGATGAGATGAAGTTTATCAATATGTTGGGCATCATGAATACGCAggcaacaaattatttaatgctcTGTTGTCACTACGACTCGAAATACATAGCAGATCACGAAATTTATGTAGGTGCCACAGATGGCGCCGTTTCTTGTGCAATGCTTCTAACTgtgattaaaaatttaaattcttatctGTTGGGAGAATTCAAAAAGCGAACGGATATTGGTTTGTTG cTGGTATTGTTTGATGGTCATGAGTCCTTTGAGGAAGTAATCGACGATTTTAATTCACTAAATGGATCACGACATTTTGCAGAAGCGGAGTTAATTCCTTTGCAGAGCATT GAACTAGtcattacttttaatttgattggcGCACCTAATCAAATCTACATGAGTCATTATGAGAACACTTACGAGTTGCACAGTCGTCTCGCAGATATTGAGCAACATCTAAGGGATGCGGGTAGATTGAGCAACTCTCATCAGTTATTCCATAAGCTGAAGGATCATGACAGCGACATTGAAGATGATCACTATCCATTTCTCATGGAGG GCGTGCCTGTAATGCATATTGTGCCTCACACTTTTCCAGAAGTCTGGCACACCGACTCTGATAACCTTAGAAATCTGCACTTTCCAACGATACGTAATATGAATCTAATAATTACGCAATTTGTTTATGAATATTTGCACAACCATTCAGATGAAATAAGTAGGTTACCCGTTTAA
- the LOC133841091 gene encoding solute carrier family 22 member 13 isoform X1 — MEGNRTPASKDKENCLSFDEFLPYMGEFGFYQKRLIVYLIPFFFLWAFIYFTQIFLIVVPNDHWCRIAELQDLSKEQQLKLGIPKVEDEYNKCFMYDTNYTEALDRNFTTADKNWPQKPCKDWIYDKDQVPYESIATQYDWVCQNDHLGPYSVTIYFLGSIVGGLIFGYAADHWGRLPAVMLSNLCALIGGLLSAFCNNFIWFSITRFVVGLALNNCCIPVYVLMMECLPSKYRPAVTNFSLTICFLPAACLLPWIALWCNNWRLLAIVTSAPLVICLLMYFCLQESPRWLISIGKMAKAMKIIEYIAKVNGKEISKELMTTFEKCCILAYNEEKQWKQYTLLDLFRSYRMCFITLDLVIIWMITALVYDAHVRAIIEIGPDVFITFSVAGAMELPACLVPFFFLDFVGRKCMCLFAFIGCAVGSLIAALLRIKWQIAVTAIFGRFCATITFNIGVQWAAEILPTVVRGQGIAFIQIMGFVSSLLSPFVVYTKIYSPSAPMAIIAALSICAAVFVLFLPDTTRSVLPQLPEDTEKLSKNQKIYVLKRK; from the exons atggaaGGAAATCGAACACCAGCAAGTAAAGATAAAGAAAACTGCTTAAGCTTCGATGAATTCCTACCCTATATGGGAGAGTTTGGCTTTTATCAAAAACGCCTAATAGTCTATTTGATACCATTCTTCTTCCTTTGGGCTTTTATCTACTTTAcgcaaatttttttaatcgtTGTGCCAAATGATCATTGGTGTCGCATTGCCGAACTGCAAGATCTATCAAAAGAACAGCAACTGAAGCTAGGCATACCCAAAGTAGAAGACGAatacaataaatgttttatgtaCGATACAAACTACACGGAAGCATTAGACAGAAACTTCACCACAGCAGATAAAAATTGGCCACAAAAACCATGCAAGGATTGGATTTACGACAAGGATCAAGTGCCTTACGAGTCCATTGCCACACAGTACGACTGGGTGTGCCAAAATGATCATCTTGGTCCCTATTCGGTTACCATTTACTTTCTGGGTTCTATTGTAGGCGGCCTTATCTTTGGTTATGCTGCAGATCATTGGGGACGTTTGCCAGCTGTCATGTTGAGCAATCTTTGTGCTCTCATTGGAGGTCTTCTGAGTGCCTTTTGTAACAATTTCATATGGTTTTCCATCACTAGATTTGTTGTGGGTCTGGCACTCAATAACTGTTGTATTCCCGTGTATGTTCTAA TGATGGAATGTCTGCCTTCAAAGTATCGACCCGCAGTAACAAACTTCTCACTGACTATCTGCTTTCTGCCTGCTGCTTGTTTGCTGCCTTGGATTGCATTGTGGTGCAATAACTGGCGTTTATTAGCTATTGTGACTTCAGCTCCCCTTGTCATTTGTCTGTTAATGTACTTTTGCTTACAAGAATCCCCCAG ATGGTTAATAAGCATTGGTAAAATGGCTAAAGCTATGAAAATTATAGAATATATTGCTAAGGTAAATGGCaaagaaatttcaaaagaATTAATGACTACATTCGAAAAATGCTGCATATTAGCTTACAATGAAGAAAAGCAGTGGAAACAATACACTCTACTAGACTTGTTCAGAAGTTATCGAATGTGTTTTATAACATTGGATCTAGTTATTATTTGGATGATCACTGCATTGGTTTACGATGCTCATGTGAGAGCCATTATTGAGATTGGACCGGATGTATTTATTACCTTTTCAGTAGCCGGTGCAATGGAGTTGCCTGCCTGCCTAGTTCCATTTTTTTTCCTAGATTTTGTAGGACGCAAATGCATGTGCTTGTTCGCATTTATTGGATGCGCAGTCGGTAGCTTAATTGCTGCATTACTTCGGATTAAATGGCAAATAGCAGTGACTGCCATTTTTGGTAGATTTTGTGCaacaattacatttaatattggAGTTCAGTGGGCTGCCGAAATACTTCCTACTGTGGTGCGTGGACAGGGCATTGCATTCATTCAAATTATGGGATTTGTTTCATCACTACTGTCTCCATTTGTTGTGTACACCAAGATTTATTCACCTTCGGCTCCAATGGCAATCATTGCAGCTCTTTCTATTTGCGCTGcagtgtttgttttatttttaccagACACTACAAGGAGTGTATTGCCACAGCTACCTGAAGATACAGAAAAACTTTCTAagaatcaaaaaatatatgtattaaaaagaaaataa
- the LOC133841094 gene encoding glutaminyl-peptide cyclotransferase-like produces the protein MSLLVSRLLLLTVTICALATDYTQAQQQQQQQASFETTHWDDDETHFNSSLSAILVPRVVGSRGHEQVRNYLVNSLNGLGFQTEVDEFKQRVPVLGELTFANVIGYINPQAENFLALACHYDSKYFPNDPGFVGATDSAVPCAILLNTAKTLNTYLLQQFRNRRDLGLMMIFFDGEEAFRDWTNSDSVYGSRHLAKKLARSGQANLGQRYIDRIEVLVLLDLIGARNPKFSSFYENTHGLHSSLVQIEQSLRSAGHLKGNNRMFLNRPAGSLVDDDHRPFLEENVPILHLIATPFPDVWHTPRDNAANLHYPSIRYFNRVFRSFVYEYLKRHTAPVDLRFHRG, from the exons ATGTCGCTGTTAGTGTCGCGCCTTTTATTGCTTACAGTTACGATCTGTGCGCTTGCAACTGATTATACGCAggcccaacagcagcagcagcagcaagccaGC TTTGAAACAACGCACTGGGATGACGATGAGACACACTTCAATAGCAGTCTGTCTGCGATTTTGGTGCCACGCGTCGTCGGCAGTCGTGGACATGAGCAGGTTCGCAATTATCTGGTCAACTCTCTCAATGGCCTTGGCTTTCAAACGGAAGTCGATGAGTTCAAGCAGCGTGTCCCAGTGTTGGGCGAGCTCACGTTCGCCAATGTAATTGGCTACATCAATCCGCAGGCTGAGAACTTTTTGGCCCTTGCCTGTCACTATGACAGCAAGTACTTTCCAAATGATCCGGGTTTCGTCGGTGCCACCGATTCAGCTGTTCCCTGTGCCATTCTCTTGAATACCGCGAAGACGCTCAACACTTATCTGCTGCAGCAATTCCGCAATCGTCGCGATCTTGGACTTATG ATGATCTTCTTTGACGGTGAGGAGGCTTTTAGGGACTGGACAAACAGCGACTCAGTTTATGGTTCCAGACACTTAGCTAAAAAACTAGCGCGTAGTGGACAAGCTAATCTGGGACAACGTTACATTGATCGGATC GAAGTGCTTGTGTTGCTTGATTTGATTGGAGCCCGTAATCCGAAATTTTCTAGTTTTTATGAGAACACACATGGTCTGCACTCCAGTTTAGTGCAGATTGAACAATCACTGCGTTCTGCTGGTCATCTGAAGGGCAATAATCGTATGTTTTTGAATCGGCCAGCTGGCAGTTTAGTCGACGACGATCATCGTCCATTCCTGGAGGAGAATGTGcccattttgcatttgattgcTACGCCTTTCCCAGATGTTTGGCACACACCCAGAGATAATGCTGCAAATCTGCATTATCCTTCAATACGTTACTTTAATCGCGTTTTTCGCAGCTTCGTCTACGAGTATCTGAAGCGCCATACGGCTCCAGTGGATTTGCGTTTCCATCGTGGATAG